CCTGTGCGCACGACCTCGCGATTCTCGGTCATCAGCCGATCATCTACGAGATGGAACGCGTGGCCGCGGGGATGCTTTTTCTGGGTGTTCCCGCCTACCGTCTTCCAAGAGACGTCATCTTGGCCGAGATCGAACTGATCCGAATGATGGGCGTGGAGATCCGGACCGGCGTGAAGATCGGCCGGGACATCACGTTGAGCGAGTTGCTCGAGCGCCACGATGCCGTCGTCATCGCGGTAGGGGCGAAACATTCCCGGACGCTTCCCATTCCAGGCGTGGATGCCGGGGGAATATTGGGTGCCGTGGAATTCCTGCGTGCGGTGGCCTTGGGGGAGGAACTCGGCATCGGGCAAGAGATCGTCGTCGTGGGCGGGGGAAACGTTGCATACGACGTTTCACGAACCGCTCTGCGTAACACGGAGGAAGACGTGGCACGAAGCGCGATCCGCCAACCTTACGTACGCAAAGTTACGATGTGTTGCCTGGAGGCTCTCAATGAAATGCCCGCCGATGTCATTGAGATTCAGGAAGGAGACCAGGAGGGCGTGGTGCGCCACAACCGTCTCGGCCCCAAAGAGATCCTCAAAGACAAAGACGGCCGTGTGAGAGGTGTTCTGTTCCAGCGAGTGTTGTCGGTCTTCGACGAAGCGGGGCGCTTTGCGCCGGTCTTCGACCCGGATGACACCGTTGAAATTCAGGCAGACACCGTCATTCTCGCCGTGGGCCAACGGGCCGTCCTGTCATTTATCTTGCCCGAACACGGGGTCGCTCTGGGGAAGAACGGCCTTCCGATCCTCAATGATCGACTGGAAACGAGCCGCGGGAATCTGTACGTGGCGGGAGACGTCGCTCGGGGGCCGCAGTTGATGATCAACGCGATCGCCGACGGCAAACAGGTGGCTCTCTCGATTCATGGAAAGGCCGCGGGCGTGGATTTCAAGCCCAAACCTGAATTTCATTTCCAGGAGATCCCCGATTACAGCCGGTCCATCGACTACCATGTCCGGCCGAGAACCCCGGTTCCGG
The sequence above is a segment of the Bdellovibrionota bacterium genome. Coding sequences within it:
- a CDS encoding FAD-dependent oxidoreductase, producing CAHDLAILGHQPIIYEMERVAAGMLFLGVPAYRLPRDVILAEIELIRMMGVEIRTGVKIGRDITLSELLERHDAVVIAVGAKHSRTLPIPGVDAGGILGAVEFLRAVALGEELGIGQEIVVVGGGNVAYDVSRTALRNTEEDVARSAIRQPYVRKVTMCCLEALNEMPADVIEIQEGDQEGVVRHNRLGPKEILKDKDGRVRGVLFQRVLSVFDEAGRFAPVFDPDDTVEIQADTVILAVGQRAVLSFILPEHGVALGKNGLPILNDRLETSRGNLYVAGDVARGPQLMINAIADGKQVALSIHGKAAGVDFKPKPEFHFQEIPDYSRSIDYHVRPRTPVPVVPPERRVGGGVLETVELGYNRSLARHESARCLDCAVSPVFNSERCVLCAGCVDVCPHDCLSIVPLDKIRYTPELKDLFEKRYGENTAVADAEGAAILKDETTCIRCGLCAQRCPVGAITMERLVFKEGIS